The DNA region ACATAAAAATCGACATAGATCAGGAATGATTTTGGATAAACCTTGATAAAAAAaccaatattattttaatttataaaatatatattatttttactatcaCATccatttatgtatttattacaGTATTTACTACaattgacatttatttattcactatatataataataatttaataaataccatttaaataataaaacaaagttttgtCAATTACGTTATTACGTTCCAGtagataaaatttataataataaataaatagaatcaaaattatttcagtTTATCTGTTGTTTTAGTTAAGGTATAGCAAGTGAGCTATCTTAACTACATAAACACATATATAACAGcccatatattatttaatattgtatataaatatatattattataacagcCTTAAGTAACACATAAAAACATTCTGctctaaaaatgcaaaatatatcgttataaattaaattaaatttaaggaaaacaaaaacattcttCTTTATGCCATTTTTTCTGAAAAGGTTCCCACCAAACTAACTTATTGGTCAGGTCAAGGTAATGGCCACGGTAACCCGGAAAAGTCAACTGGTCCGCCTAATCCCGCGTCAGCTTCCAGCAATGACATAATAACTGCCATGGCCGCCTCGTCATTCCCGTCCATCGGTTGACCATTGTTTTGCTGAATCGGAGATTGACGAACATCGCCGATCATGTCTATGATTTCTGAGCTTTTTGTTGGACTTGGAccacttaaaactaaaaaaaacaagaaatttgtAACATCAACCGTGACTGCATAATTATGATCGTTTAAACTTTACAAATCTGAAGACACTTAGGAACATCGTCAGATTTGTTACAGAGATCACTTGAAATCCAGGAAATGTAATCATCAGTTTTACTCtctttttcacattttaaaactACAGTTTTAAAATAACTAGTAATTGTTACAACGTTTTGATTTATCAGTTACTATCGTTGATTGGATTCACacgttaaataataaatgccaGACAACGTTATTAACTCTATTGTTCTTAATCAGTAAACTGAATACTCTCTAATACTGAATTTTTTAGTCTACCACTTTGTTCACatgatatattttaatgtatgcCTCCTATACGTATCTGGCCTTATActgtattctttaagtttttatCCCGTAGTTTGTAGATTTTACTAAGTTAACGCGACAGAACTATGACTTCAATCCCTGAAGatgaattataaatataatacaacacgtttttatatacataatacAACACGACACATAATACAAGATGTTTTAGTGATTTAATGAAAATCAAACATTGATTTAACATAAAAGATCATTGAGttccaaaaagaaataaaaattgatgaaCACCTTGCATTAAAGTAACTACCAGGAAAGTCTCCGATACCAAAGCATTCAGTCGTCATACCATCTTAGTTTTAATGTTTCAAACCTTAAGGGAATGTTATTGTAGAAATgttcttaaatttataaattaatattttttttagagattcAGAAAACCTTAGTGTAACTGATGGGTGAGAAAAAAGAGCACCAGAATCAAATTGACCTTAGGAGATGGCTTACTTCTTTTGAAATCTATGCCTAAATAAAGTGGTAAAGAAAAGTGATCTAGGAAATAACAAGCGCCTTAAATGTAAGTAAATTATAAGTATCTAtgcaatttttagatattaactTTATCAGCAATTTGgcgaattttatatttattataatttatcaatGAAAACAAAACTTCCATTAAGTGCTCTCCATACTTCCATATAACAGATATACGGTATATCAAACAATCACCTGCAGTgatcaattttctcgaaaagtaaataagtaattggttaatttgaaaagaaatctatgttttaaaaatatttgttaattatacatttttatttaaaaccgcATTCTTTACAATTTgtacaactattttattatttattttaaataaaatgtgcctgtgtataacatattctacaaaaaattcaagacgcattctatacagggtgtctcacgacgaatagacgcgatcgatatttcggaaactaatttttcaaaaattttgaaaatttggcaacatggcactgtcgaggggggctacacaactaaaatattttgacagttgtgacgtttccggttataccggaagtaggtgtcaacttcgttattttaaatggaacaccctgtatatttttacttttttggcttttacgtgaaattctaagtatattttgtgtataatgtcctatacctaagtgtaaccgtttttgacatatttttaatttcatgtgaaaaactatgtttataagccctaacataattaccgattactcccttttagtagcctttatttattggttagttttggttttattttagaggaaggaccactttaaaagactattttaaaatttggctaaaaaaagatacagggtggtcaaaaactagcattaaaaattaaaatgaaaaaatcattaaaagtcaatttttttaaatggaaaccccctatttttataattttttcataaagataattaaaaataaggttaactttgtataaggttatctagtccaaaaattgatagtttccgaaatattggcagtttaaatttggcctaatattaaaagccgtataataacacggctcaaggattgttgattagttgggcatgacggttgtcatagtaaccgctagaagcggcagtaagataatggattataacagaaatgtacactttttaattaaattacacttttacgaagaaaacttaaatagcaagtaacttataaatttaatgcatataatccattgtcttactgccgcttctagcggtaactatgacaaccgtcatgcccaactaattaacaatccttgagccgtgttattatacggcttttaatattaggccaaatttaaactgccaatatttcggaaactatcaatttttggactagataaccttatacaaagttaaccttatttttaattatcttaatgaaaaaattataaaaatagggggtttccatttaaaaaaattgacttttaatgattttttcattttaatttttaatgctagtttttgaccaccctgtatcttttttttagccaaattttaaaatagtcttttaaagtggtccttcctctaaaataaaaccaaaactaaccaataaataaaagctactaaaagggagtaatcggtaattatgttagggcttataaacatagtttttcacatgaaattaaaaatatgtcaaaaaccgttacacttaggtataggacattatacacaaaatatacttagaatttcacgtaaaagccaaaaaagtaaaaatatacaggatgttccatttaaaataacgaagttgacacctacttccggtataaccggaaacgtcacaactgtcaaaatattttagttgtgtagcccccatcaaCTGTgctatgttgccaaattttcaaaatttttgaaaaattagtttccgaaatatcgatcgcgtctattcgtcgtgagacaccctgtatatattatccTAGGCATATATCTAAACCTGTTTGAATCATTGTAATAAATGAAGGTTGCATGGCCGATTTTCAAGCATGATTTTTTGCTAAgcaaaagcttttaataaaaCTGAAGTTGTGTTtcttgaaaaaagaaaaaaacaatatattccaGCAATCAATAAATATAGGGCAGTCAAATATTAGCCTCATAAGTTACGtaagcctaaaaagcctttattTAATGCAACCCCagatatgtaaaaaattattgaaattttacgttctttttttaccttatttttagattattacaCTAAATAGACCAACAACAGTCTTGTCAATTCGAAGGTACCAAGGAACATATAACAAAACGAATATATTTCAGAATATTATATCATTAGGTATCAGGAAATAATttgtctgtaaaaaaaattaacaatactttgtgaataaactaatatttaggaAAATAGCGAGACTTTTATggatctatattttttttaataggtttcAATTTTTGTACCAAACATCAGTACCAACCTATTTACCATGTGGACATCTATGTCTCCTTATATATATTCCTATACCAATATAACTCATAGTATGGAAGTCCGCTATCCATATTTAGTCACTATAAGTTTGTGCTACATTTAGGGTAGAATTGTGCCAATTGACATTTAGTATATATTCCAGGATTATTCATATTGCTAACACAGATCATTTCCTGAATTGTTCAGAGATATTTGAAGAATGTTTGTTCTACGTAAAAACATtaggacaaaaaatattatcctaACGCAAGATTTGATGTACATTTATCATAGATAAAtggccttttttttaattcgcaAATTAAAGCATAAATATAGCATTCAAATATTGTAGGTATAAAACAtggaattttttcatttataattcGTATCTTTTTTCCTCGgctattgaaaatattgaaagtaTTTATACTTATTGTTGCATCATTGAAATTGTAGTTATATCCAGAGGAAAACATACCAGTCAAAGATGAtcagtaacaaaaaaattaaaatattaaactgagggaaaatattacaataaaataaggGATTAGGTCCTAATGGAGCTTGAAGTTGCGAATTATCTTcggaaaatttaattgaatttaaaaaaatcacacgatcatcttaaatataattttagaattCGAACTGAAATTAACAACATTGCAATCagaatatttgttttgttatttaatatattttaaataaatatctcaaTCTAAGCCTTCTTTTGTACATACAAAGAACAGTACTGGAATAACTGCGTGTATATAGCTAGTTGATGAATGAAATATTCCTACTTTTCCGTTTATTATAACGAAACAACAAaatcaaatcattttaaatagcCACTGTATCTGagatatttaaagaatttaaataaatatttaaacaataaattaaaacgaaatttttctagaaaatataCATACCAGGATCGGCTGGAATGGTATTCAATGGCACATTAGTCCGGATATTTGCATATTGATTTTGGAAATCTGGTATTGGTGGTGTGGGTTTGTACCGGTCAGACATAGGAACGCTTGTGGTGATTTGagccttaattaaaaaaaaaataattaattgtaaaatagatattttataagGTGTATTATTACTTCTCCGTTCGGTAGGTTAGTCAAACAGTTTTCTGGGTCTGGACTGTTCGAACATGAGTCTACGCTTCTACGTTGTAGATCTATCACTTGCTCTGCGATTTGTCTGCCAATTTTACTCGCTTCCACATGGGAATTAATTAAAGTTTGGATGTCTTTTCCTGTtgctgaaataattattaaatgttaaattaaaaaatattcattaagaaAATTTGTTGGACATTTCAAGGCTAATTCTTGAACCGCTCGGTAAATTCAGATACAATTTGGAACTACTAGAGGTCCTTAATAGGAGTAAATCGAGGAAAAAGTACTATAATTTACAGCATGGTTATAAATGTCATTTAGGAAGAGGTTAATAAATATTAGGAAGGATGGACAAACTCTGAAGATCATTAGGTATCAAAACGAATGTAAGAGATTACAATATATAATGGATGAAAAAGAAATTCGAGAATACCTGGATCTAGAAAAACTTTCATTTTGGCAAggagaattttataattaagtgAAACAAGtgataaacttaattaattttttaaactctcagACTGATGcggaaaaaattttatattaaatagtcTGAAATTTCATCTACGAACCACATGGCAGATTGcttatttaattatgaaaaaatgtataattaaattttattttactttatggacttgaacacaaaatggctCATTTAACATATACACTGTGCATTTTTTGGCAAATGAAATTCCAAGAGAACAAAGACGTTTATATATATACAGAAGGTTTTCTCGGGgttaattgagaaaaaaacttAGTGCCCGACAGAAATACCTAATCGTTtgatttcagaaaataatttgcaTATGCTGAAAAATTATCTTAGGCAGCTGCTGGAAGACGTTCTTcttaacttaacaaaaaattattcgtTAGCAAGCCTATTCATTTAGGCAAAATCTTCGTGAGTGAATAAccattttagaatattatttatggggacttttaaataaattactatatGCTGATGAAATTAATGAGCTTGatgaactattaaaaataataaattgggcAGTTAATGAAGTTTCTGTTACAAGGGACAATTTGGCGTAGAGCGAGAATATGTCTCTAGCATAATGTAACGTTATTGTAAACatcgagaaaccagctgattcttgACGTCTCGAAGGTCTGCAAATCTGCCGgaatggtcagccgagtatataagaagccAGTCACCGCTAGGAGCCATTACTTGacagttcagtgaagtaaagttcggaatattggcgcaaGTTTTGAATCAGacttaaatagttgtaaatcaATACagtgaaataaatatttcgagTGGTAGTAAGTGATCATGTTTCGTAGTGTaagtaatgtaaataaattagttgactatttttaattgtttcaattcacacctaacgaatGTGAGAAATGCTACAATAACAGTGGTCTATACTTAAGATTTTCCATAATTACgagaaaacttcaaaaattacaaCATCAAAATAACTGCTcgaattaacattaaattttattttatgaaaaaggagttcatttatttattttgacatttagattttaaatcatGTGAATCTTTCATCTTTAAATGGTAATCAATTATAGGTTCGATAGTATAAAGGCGGTAACTATTAACTTTTGACACTTACATACAAAAATAAGGAATTTCGGATTTTTTGAATGCACTTTAACAGCTTATTACCAatgtatgtataaaaataacGTACTATATTGTTCGAGAAAAATTTCTAATAGGATTTTTGAGGAGAGAACACTTTTTtactattgtttttaaattgttgccCTTTTATCATATTAACATGATTTAAATGAAAGGTatctattttgtaaatttttagtCATCAGAGGTAGCATTGATGGAGTCTTTACATCGCACCTTTGAACCAAATAAACCGCAAAATAGAATACTGGTGGAGCTAAATATTCCATAAAAATTGACACATATACCACCATTTCACTACACTACAAGATTAAAATTAGAGGAAAAACGACggactaaatttatttattttataagtatatTTCAATCACTTACGACTAGAGAAAAAATCGTATGTTTCATGAATGTTTACTTCTGGTCGGCTTGCGCTGCTCTCTACCATACGAAACTCGCttctgaaatattaatttttttttatcagttttctattaaattaaacCAGCATGAActtacaaaactaaattgttttttgaaataacatATTCAATCTCTTTCGTCCAGGGATTCTTGAACGATTTTAATTCACTCTGCAGCCTAATAAAATCACCATCTTTTGTTctaaacctataaaaaaatagtaagtcAGCATTCCAATATACTTCTAATGATGTTTTTGTACCTGTAAACATTGGTTGATACGTATTCACTTGTTTGAAGTACCATTTTGTGTCTATCTGCTAATGCCGGAATGTCGTCGTTGTGGAAGTATTCGTACATGCTCGTGCCTAACATTTCCTGTGGGAGGAAACCTAAGACAAGTGTTGCCCTAAAAGTTCAAATCAAGTATAAAGTATACAGAGTGTATCTAAAGTAGTAATTACGAGGGGTTAAACTAAAGAGAATTGGCagattttatatacattaatggaattaaatgcagaaaatacttaaaaaatccaaTAGTTGGAGAATTAcgaaaaaatttaggaaattgtataattttacaTAAAGAAATTGTTAACAGATTGATCTTTAAATGTATAACCAAATGTATGTATCTATTTTTCTGATTAGAAGTATAACGTAATCGTAGTCATCAGTAACTTACAAGAAACCTATTTTTTACGTAGCATTGAAATGGTACTATAGTAATTACACAGCCTTATACAACAAACAGAGCCAATTCTGGTTACCCCAGGTTATTTACGAAAAAAACTAGTCAGACCCGTCAATTCTTCATTTTAGGGAGAAACATTTGTTGCGAGTATCACTTCTTCATTTCTAAATGCCAACTCTCTAGCGAGGATGAGACCCATCTTtaaaatatagaatataaaGCGTGATCAAGTgaaaccttattttgaaggtatttttaccTAGATTATAATCACATGAGTTTTACATCGCTACTATCTCTATAGCCAAGATACTactcttattttctttaaatcagaTCTCCCAGTGCTGCTGGACataaagtttagtttttaagtagccccataaaaaatctaatgggatTAGATTTGAAAATGTAGCGCCACTCAATACTTTTTCATCTATTGATCCATTGACTTAAAAACATTTGATTCAAATAGTAACGAACTCTCAGTGCATATTGGGGTAGTGCACCATCTTTTTGGAATATTAAGTTTTCTATGTACTGAGCGTCATTTTCAATCAACTTTACTAATACAGGATAAATggcattttataataattccaaACACATGTCTGCTGTTAAATTTTCTGGTAAAAACCAATTATGGCTCCACTTTCATGGAGTATTCTGCAACTTGAAGCGAACCGATAATGATAGTTGTGACGATTTATCGTACCATCTGGGAAAAAAGTGCATTTGACAGGAAAACACACGTTAAAACAGAAAGTCTTATACCAGACGTTGCTAAGAtgaaacttctttttttttcaatatcttctgaatgctgcttTCCTTAGTGCCAGATGTATCGCCAAGTTTGCGGTACTCACAGTAAGTTCTTTAACTTGCTTTAAAATCGCCACCTTTGTAGCTTCTTTTAGTTTGTTAGCTACTGACTACGTTTTCCGAAATTTTTGGACCAACtccaaattttcaataaacttaTCGATTTGATATCGTTGGTTTTATAATTAGGCAGTTCTATTGGCAGTCTTATTATTTGTAAAAGAAGTTAATTTGCACCCACTTGGCATttgaataaaccattatcactGATTTGCCGCGTTTATGCCGATTTTAAAACGATATTTACTAAGCCTTTCTACTTTACCGAGACCAGAGAATGTGAAGTCATAACAATCATTAAAAGAATAgaattgttacaaaaaaatcctttttaataaaattgtgaaaaattacttaagcgGTTTTTGTACGCGAGCCATAATATAGACTACCTAGAGTCTCCTTCTTGCTACACGGTTGCTGTCATGTTATAAAACTGGCAAATATTTTGCCCGAAGATCAAAAATCGCCGCGTTTTTTCGTTAACGACCTTGTAGGTGCCAAAATGGCCAACCTAGATATTGCATTCAAgccttttatatttattcttcttttattgTTTACTGCCATCATGACTAAACAAACCTTTGTGTATAATTTATTGTAACAAGAGCCTAAAACTTAACAGTATAACTTACCGTTGATCTACAAATATGAACTTTCCATCCACCGCATGTCTGGAAACGAATTGAATGGGTCGAACTTTTTCATTTCCATAGTTACTAAGAGCGACTGTGCTAATATGTGGTAAAATACGTCCTATAGCAACTAAACATGATAAATTACAAGGATCTGAATCAGCATCTTCTTGCTCTTCTAGTCCTATTTTAGCTGGTGCCCATGATTTAAGATAACCGGTGCATTGTATGACgttgaactttttgtcttaaaagtagtttttttaggttatatttattaaacttaaattgtaATTCTCTTACCAGAGTTTAGTTTCGTATTCTTACGGTGGCAGCCTGTGGTGGTATCAGCCTCCTCCTTGATTTGTGATGCCGTTTGGCATTTCATTCTGCAAAAGAACGATCTTCTTGCGCCGGGACATAAGCGAGAATCGTTCTGAGGTACGTCTGTTTTTACTGGCAACATAGCtaagaaaattagaaatttatttcatagacgtatattttgcaagaaaatgataaataattttagatatagTGTCAAAAACGCtcgaaaataggaaaaataacatttctaCCTCTATATCTTCTTAATAATTACTATTAGATTTTAAGGAAGCATATGTAGTTAGttaaatagaaaattgtttgtgaataagtaaaataataatatatttttaaatctaaatattttttcgagAAACTCTAGTTAGActatgaaaaaaagaaaactgtcaaaaaaagttttgtctGGTTTGCACAGGActtatttcatattttgttGTTATCTTGGCAGAAGATTGGTCTCATATCTTCAATAAAGACATTAGATAGATTAGTTTCCGATATAACACTACTGTCCCTTTGAAGAAGTCagcattttatatatatattgtctGAGGTGATATAAAATAAGAGATGTAAAattgatatttgtttaatacaataaaaggatgcaaaatgttaaaaatctggatcttattgttaaaatattattgttaagaaatctattaaatatttaatttacacaaAAATGCTTCTTATTATGTAGGTTTGTACCTTTACCAGTTACCTTACTTTAGTAGAAGagcgttaaaaaaacacataaatagtttTCATCAacggtaatattacttatatttaaagcatactctattattaataaatatgtattatgtaaatattttttgacgacgtcactggtagtgATTCCTGTTGTCtgtggcatcaacaatgcgatccaGTGGCGTTGCCACCttctttaaaatacattatccATATTCATTTAACGTTAAATATCGACTTTATTAAATAGTATCttatcataatatatatttgttttttaattttgatattttattgaagagGAACAGAATTGTCTTGTGTCTGTCAagtaaatcaacaaatttttatgatattataaagtgtttttttgcaattttaacacaagaatttggcatcattgcatcaaagATGTTCAAGCAAATAAAATGCCCTTAGTTCTACCGCATGTAACTTCTAACCTTTCAATGTTAGAACATTGAATAACTTCCAGTTAAATTAATTCGAATACATATATTAAGGTGATTTATCGTAAAAAGACAAAACGTTAAACAATTGAGTTAATTCCATAAGAAATAAGGAATAAAGGAAAACATCAAGCTAATTTTAAGACAAACTATCAGGTTTAAGTTTTCACAAATAAATGTTACTAGCATAAtgaaaggtatatttataaataaagtatCTCTGTGagcaaaaaacttacttttagcATCTATCAGTCTTTCTCTCGGGTTTAAATCAGATGAAGAAAGTTGCTCTTTGACTTTGGCAACGTCCTTAGGATGGATAATGTCAAATAAGCTTTGACCTAATAGATCAgcctaaaattcaaatttttatcaagagtttaaaaaaaaatccatcatTTCGGCACTCACCTGGCTATAATTCAGAATTTTTGAAACAGATTGGGAAATATAAAGAATTCTACCTCGATCACAACCAACTACAAAAAGAAACCCGTCTGCTgcctaaaaatcaaaaatgattCTGAATTCGTAGCAATGCATTTACCGTAAAATATGACGCGCGACTTGAATCattcaattatttataaaaaaaatctacgacttatagaaaaattataaaaatgcgCAGCTACATAATAAATATGTCACAC from Anthonomus grandis grandis chromosome 8, icAntGran1.3, whole genome shotgun sequence includes:
- the LOC126739451 gene encoding protein cycle isoform X1; amino-acid sequence: MLKMVARNFSVQEIPYSRLFQLPDEDKDFISLDELKPSMVQHNLNHQQMHSYEPTYYELTSISEDPCSSSLSYTPSLSSSTCTSTMIENPVVDSTLNPPIRRKRKASYHDTSDLDDNTEEDAKSTKTDENKKQNHSEIEKRRRDKMNTYITELSAMIPMCHAMSRKLDKLTVLRMAVQHLKTIRGSVHSYTEGHYKPSFLTDQELKHLILQAADGFLFVVGCDRGRILYISQSVSKILNYSQADLLGQSLFDIIHPKDVAKVKEQLSSSDLNPRERLIDAKTMLPVKTDVPQNDSRLCPGARRSFFCRMKCQTASQIKEEADTTTGCHRKNTKLNSDKKFNVIQCTGYLKSWAPAKIGLEEQEDADSDPCNLSCLVAIGRILPHISTVALSNYGNEKVRPIQFVSRHAVDGKFIFVDQRATLVLGFLPQEMLGTSMYEYFHNDDIPALADRHKMVLQTSEYVSTNVYRFRTKDGDFIRLQSELKSFKNPWTKEIEYVISKNNLVLSEFRMVESSASRPEVNIHETYDFFSSPTGKDIQTLINSHVEASKIGRQIAEQVIDLQRRSVDSCSNSPDPENCLTNLPNGEAQITTSVPMSDRYKPTPPIPDFQNQYANIRTNVPLNTIPADPVLSGPSPTKSSEIIDMIGDVRQSPIQQNNGQPMDGNDEAAMAVIMSLLEADAGLGGPVDFSGLPWPLP
- the LOC126739451 gene encoding protein cycle isoform X2, translating into MLDEYEVKFAYCSSIDGSDPCSSSLSYTPSLSSSTCTSTMIENPVVDSTLNPPIRRKRKASYHDTSDLDDNTEEDAKSTKTDENKKQNHSEIEKRRRDKMNTYITELSAMIPMCHAMSRKLDKLTVLRMAVQHLKTIRGSVHSYTEGHYKPSFLTDQELKHLILQAADGFLFVVGCDRGRILYISQSVSKILNYSQADLLGQSLFDIIHPKDVAKVKEQLSSSDLNPRERLIDAKTMLPVKTDVPQNDSRLCPGARRSFFCRMKCQTASQIKEEADTTTGCHRKNTKLNSDKKFNVIQCTGYLKSWAPAKIGLEEQEDADSDPCNLSCLVAIGRILPHISTVALSNYGNEKVRPIQFVSRHAVDGKFIFVDQRATLVLGFLPQEMLGTSMYEYFHNDDIPALADRHKMVLQTSEYVSTNVYRFRTKDGDFIRLQSELKSFKNPWTKEIEYVISKNNLVLSEFRMVESSASRPEVNIHETYDFFSSPTGKDIQTLINSHVEASKIGRQIAEQVIDLQRRSVDSCSNSPDPENCLTNLPNGEAQITTSVPMSDRYKPTPPIPDFQNQYANIRTNVPLNTIPADPVLSGPSPTKSSEIIDMIGDVRQSPIQQNNGQPMDGNDEAAMAVIMSLLEADAGLGGPVDFSGLPWPLP
- the LOC126739451 gene encoding protein cycle isoform X3; the encoded protein is MLKMVARNFSVQEIPYSRLFQLPDEDKDFISLDELKPSMVQHNLNHQQMHSYEPTYYELTSISEDPCSSSLSYTPSLSSSTCTSTMIENPVVDSTLNPPIRRKRKASYHDTSDLDDNTEEDAKSTKTDENKKQNHSEIEKRRRDKMNTYITELSAMIPMCHAMSRKLDKLTVLRMAVQHLKTIRGSVHSYTEGHYKPSFLTDQELKHLILQAADGFLFVVGCDRGRILYISQSVSKILNYSQADLLGQSLFDIIHPKDVAKVKEQLSSSDLNPRERLIDAKTMLPVKTDVPQNDSRLCPGARRSFFCRMKCQTASQIKEEADTTTGCHRKNTKLNSDKKFNVIQCTGYLKSWAPAKIGLEEQEDADSDPCNLSCLVAIGRILPHISTVALSNYGNEKVRPIQFVSRHAVDGKFIFVDQRATLVLGFLPQEMLGTSMYEYFHNDDIPALADRHKMVLQTSEYVSTNVYRFRTKDGDFIRLQSELKSFKNPWTKEIEYVISKNNLVL